The Natronoglycomyces albus genome has a segment encoding these proteins:
- a CDS encoding GroES family chaperonin: MTSTPLDYETGLAIRLLHDRLLVRQDADSERRSSGGIVIPATASMGHRLAWAEAVGVGPLVRSVEVNDRVLFDPDEKSEVELHGETFILLRERDVHAVAAKRVDSDGSGLYL, encoded by the coding sequence GTGACTTCCACACCGCTCGACTACGAAACTGGCCTGGCCATACGCCTGCTACATGACCGCCTGCTCGTCCGCCAAGACGCGGATTCCGAGCGCCGTTCCTCTGGGGGCATCGTGATCCCGGCAACCGCTTCCATGGGGCACCGCTTGGCGTGGGCCGAAGCCGTGGGCGTAGGACCGCTGGTGCGCTCCGTGGAAGTGAATGACCGAGTGCTGTTCGACCCTGACGAAAAAAGTGAGGTCGAGCTGCACGGGGAGACGTTCATTCTGCTGCGCGAACGCGACGTGCACGCGGTGGCCGCAAAGCGGGTCGACTCCGACGGTTCGGGACTGTATCTCTAA